The sequence CGCCACGGGCAATATCCGGACGACAACGCGTAATTACAGCACTAACGGCATTTATTCCTACAACGGCAGTGCGTTGCAGGTAACGGGTAATGGTTTGCCGGGTGATGCCGGACAGCGGGTGTTGCGTCTTTCCATTGATAACGCCAGCGGTGTGGTGCTGAGCCAAAGCACCACGGCTTCCAACCTCACCTTCTCAGCGGGTCACTTCTTCACCAGCCCGGCGGGCTCGCCGATCGTGATGACGGTGACGAATGTGACGGGCAGCACTGGTGCACTTGCTCACGTGGTAGGCCAGTTGGCCAAGCCGTTCCCCACGGTGGTGAATGACCAGAGCTTTACCTTCCCCGTGGGTGATGGCACGAACTACACGCCGGTCATCGTCACGGACATCGACATCACGGGGCCGGGACGCTTGGTGGCTTCAGCCCGGACGAATTACGTCGGCTCGAGCGAGGCCAGCTATCCGCCAGCCGTGGTGAGCAGCCAGCAGGTGGCGGGTCTGAACAAGGACACGATCTTGAACCGCTCATGGACAATCGACTTCCTTGATGGATTTACGGGTGATTTCGATCCCCAGTTCGCCTTCTTGGATACTGATGTGACGGCTTTGACGGTCAACACGGAGGAAAGCAAGTTTGTCATCCGCCGTTACAACGAGGATGTGAACGGTCTGGGTGAACAATGGTTCGGCACGACATTTGGCGCCCGCGTGACGGGGGCTGTCCCGAGTGTGAGGGCAAATGAACTGGATAAAGCCGGTGACTTCATCGTCGGTGCCCAGGCTCCGGCCCAGTATACATTCAATCTGGGTGCGGGTGTGATCGGCTTCAAGACCAACGTGGTGAGCAACATCACGGTGGACATGGCGGATTATATCGGTGAACCGCTGGCGTTCGGCTTTGCCAACCGCAACTTGCAATTCGCTGTGGCTCCGGTGACTGGTGCTCTTGGCGGGTTAAAGCTGGATGTGATCTCGGGCGCAGGTTTCCAGGAATGTTACACCACAAACAACGTGAATTCGGGTATCACGATCAAGGCGTTGGGCACGGTGCCCGGCTCTTACACGGTGGGTGTGGTGGATAACCAGTCACCGGCTGGCGCAGGTGCCCAGACGGTGTTTATCGGCATCGGACCCACGGCGGCCAATGGCGGTTCGACGGCTGATTTCGACGGCAGTGGCATGTATGGCCTGACGCCCAACCTGTATAACTCCGGTTCATGGAACGGCTTCACTCCGGGTCAGACTGGACATGAGGCGGTGACGGTAGAGATGTGGTTCCGGGCGGATGCCGCCGGTGTGCTCTTGGATGAGCGCGGTGCCGCTGACCTGAAAGGTTTCCGCGATTCATGGATCGAGCTGGTTCAGGTTTCCCCGGGTGTGCTGGATGTGCGCTTGCGCGTGTGGAACTTGCCGACGTATCCGACCACGGGCCTTTCACTGGGCACGGTGGGCACGAACACATGGAACCATGTGGTGCTGCGTTATAGCGAGTCCGGCTCCGGCACGTTGGATGGTTTCTTGAATGGCGTGAAATCGGGCAGTTCAGTCACGGGTGATCGCACGACTCCGATCGAGAACGGTGCAAGTGGCATCTACTACGGTCTGGGCCTGGCGAACACGACGCACTTGGGCAGTGGTGCTGCTTACGATGGCAGCATGGACGAGGTGCGTATCTGGAACATCGCCCGCTCGGATGCGGAGATTTTGGCCAATTGGAACAAGACGGTGGATCCGCAATCGGCCAACTTGCTGGCTTACTATCGCTTCGAGGATGGTGTGGGCACCATCATGGCGGATGAGACGGCCAATGATAACTTCATCAGCGTGGTGGGTAACACGCCGGTGTGGGGTGCGTCTGGAGCCATGACCAACGCGGCTTCCCGGACGTTCACGATGCTGGATACTGAGGTGCTGACAATCGCCCTGAACGGGTATGACCCGGACAATACGGGGGCGATGTTCGCCCAGGTCCGCGGATTGACGGGTACCAACACAGTGGCCCAGTTGCAGCAGACCAACGGTATGGCGATCGGCAGCGGGTTCGTGACGGTCTCCAACCAGTTGGTGCATATCGACGGCCTCACTCCGGGTACCATGACCTTCGAGTATCGCGTGAACAACGGCATCGCGGTTTCGGCCTCGGTGACAATGACGGTGAATGTGCTGAGCGCTGCGAACGCGGTGCCCACGCTGACACCGACGACGGTGACGAAGACGGGCAATGAAGATTCGGCCATCACCATCAATTACAGTGATGTGATCTCTGGTTTGACGGGCATGAGTGTCTCGGACGGTGACGGCCCAAGCACGGTGGTGCTGGTGCTGCAGTCCGTATCTTCGGGCACGTTGCTGAAGGCGGGCAATCCGGTGACGAACTTTGTGACCACGCTGGCCACGGGCCAGAGCTTCACATGGACGCCGCCGATGAACTATACCGGCACGACAAACGCGTTCACGTTCAAGGCTTATGACGGCCAGAACTACTCAGTGACGGGTACGGCGCAGGTGATAGTCAGCCCGGTGGGGGATGCCCCGATCGCCCAGTTTGTGAGCACGGCGCTGGAGCTGAACGGTACGAACTATCTGTTCACCCCTAACCTCCGCAACAAGTTCACGGATGAGACAGTGACGTTGGAATTGTGGTTCCGTCCAAGCACGAACAGCCTGGGTAACTTGAACCCCGGTGTGCTGATCTCCGAACGCGGCCAGAACGGTCTCAACGGCTGGCGCGCCAGCCAGATCGAGTTGTTGCAAACGGGCGAGATCAAGGCACGCGCTTGGAACCTGACCTCGCTCTCGCTGGGGTATGTGCAAACCAACAACTGGAATCATGTGGTGGTCCGCTACAACAAGGCGACCAGCCGCACGGAAGGTTTCTTGAATGGTGTGAAGGCGGTCGGGTTCGTGCCGGGTGACCGCACGGCTCCATGGGAAGGCGGGGCAACTGGCGGCTTGTTCTACGACGTGGGTGCCATCAACAACTCCTCGGCCAACTTGGGCACGACGGCCTACTTCAAGGGACATGTGAACGAGTTCCGCATCTGGTCGGTGGCCCGTTCTGATTCCCAGATCACCAACAGCTACCCGGGCCAACCGATCAGTGCTGAAACCGGCTTGGTTGCTTGGTATCAACTGGATGATGCCTTGGTGGCAACGACGGCGGATGACTCCAGCAGCAATGGCTTCGATGCCTCACTGCTGGCTGGCACTGGCGGTACGGCAGCCAAGTTCGTAGAGGTGCCGGTGGAAGCGCAGATCGGAGGCGCGGATGTGCTCGTGAAGCTGGATGCTTATGATGTGGATACGGCGCAGACGGGTCTGACGTGGTATATCACGGAAGCTCCGGCACATGGCACGCTCTATCAGAACATCTTGGGCAGCTTGGGCTCCCAGATCAGTGCGCCGCCATCCACGGCTCTGCTGACTTACGCGTTGAGCGGTGGCAAGGTGTTCTACACACCACCGGCCTCAGGTGCATTCACTACGGATTCATTCAAGTTCCAAATCAGTGACGGTTCCCAACTGTCGGCTGAGATCACGGTGAATATCGTCTTTGGTGACGGTGTGGCGGTGATGAACTTCGTGGGTGGTTCCTCATCCACTTCCATGGGCAAAGGCAAGGCGCAGTTGAGTTCCGTCAGCTCTGGTGCTGCGGGTGTGCAGACATCCCGGTTCAGCCTGAGCAGCAGTGGTGCGACATCCTCTGGCGTGCTGTTCCCGCTTTCGGCGGTGATCACCGCGCCGGTTGAGGGTGGTGTGGGCCTGACGGGTGAGTCCTTGAACGTCACGGTTCAGACGGCGGGCGTGACGAGCCCAATGACCCGGGTGGACATCCTCGCCAATGGCGTCTGGATTGGCCAAGCCGTCCCGACCGGCGACGGTGTTTATGAACTCGCAATCGACGGTTTGGCAGCGGGTGATTACGAACTCACAGCCGTTGTCTCAGATGCAGCCAGCAGCGGTGGAGTGTCAGCTCCGGTGAACGTATCGGTTTACGATCTGAAGCCTGGCCAATAAGCGTTAAGCCGCAAAAATGATTGAATCATGGGGGGAAGCCAAACTTCCCCCCTTTTTCGTTTTCACGCGCGTTGCATGTTTGTAAGTTACCCATTGATGAGCGGTCAGCGTGCAGCATTTAACACTGAAGGCAGACGCAGTTTCCTGCTATGGGGGCTGGTGATGTTGATGGGGGTGGTGTTGCCGGTTGTGGGTGAAATATCCTCCCCACTGGTGTTTGATTGGAAGAAGGTAGCCAGCGTGTATGCCGGGCGCATCGACCAGTTGAGAGCGGTGACGACGGATACGGCAGGCAATACATATCTTGTAGGCGCTTCTGCCAGTGAAGTGCAGGGATTGAATCTGATCACCTTGAAACTGGGTCCAGCGGGGCAGGTGCTTTGGCAGGTTGAGTATGATGGCGAGGGTGGTGATGACATTCCAAACGCGGTGGTCGTCAGCCTGGATGGGGATGTCTATGTCACTGGCAGTTCGATCAATGGTGCGGGAAATACGGATATCGTGACCCTCCGTTACACAGAGGAAGGCAGTCCATCACCTTTCTGGTCTGATGATGGAGCGGGAGATGGCGTCAGACGTTATGATGGTGATGTAAGCGGTTTTGACAGCGGCTTGCAGGTGCTGGTGGATGCAAATGGTTCCGCGTATGTGGCTGCGGGTTCGGCAGGGCCGGGGACTTTTTCCGACATCCTTTTGCTAAAGTATAGTTTGAACGGGGTTCTTTTTTGGGAGGTCCGGTATGATGGCCCCGGTCATTTCACGGATACCCCCAAGAGCTTGAAGTTCACCGCCAGCGGCAATCTGCTGGTCTTGGGGGAATCCGCCGGGGATGGCACGGAGGCCGACTGGGTTTTACTGCAGCTTGATGTGAATGGGAATCCCGCATCGGCTTGGCCTGATGCGGGCTCTGGTTCCGGAGTGAGGCGTTATAACCACAGCGGCACCAGTTTCGATGTGCCTGCGGCCATGCAGAGCGACGGCAGTGGAGCAGTGTATGTGGCCGGGACGGTGACTACGAGCGGGGCAAAAGATATTGTGGTGGCAAAGTTCAATCCAGCAGGTGTGCTGGCCTGGGCTACAAGTTATAACGGAGAAGGCACTCGCAATGATGAAGCTGTGTCTTTGGTCCTGGATACCACTGGTGATGTGATCGTGGCGGGGAACACGGACAGGTCTGTTTCCGGATGGGACATGGTGCTGTTGCGGTTGACGGAGACGGGAAATTATTCCTCTGTCTGGGCTGATGAGGGTGATGGCGCGGGGGTGCGACGTCACGCCAGTGATGGTTCAGTTACAGATATGGCTACAGGGGTGGGCTTGGGTGCTGGCGGTTACTTATATCTGGGGGGATATTCCTTTGCCGCCGCCACGGCAGATGATGCTTGGGCATTGGTTTACCGGCGGGATGGGACTTTTCTGGGAGGCATCTCATTTGATGATGAAACGGGAGCGAGTGAACGGCCGATCCGTCTTTTGCTGGCGTCTGGTGACCGGCTGATCATGGCGGGCACGAGTTTTGGCAGTTCTGGAGAGGATGATCTTTTTGCGGTGAGTTTTGGGATCAAGCCGTTGCTGGATCTGGTCGCAGATCATGCTGTAGTGACCACCGGTAAAGCGCGGGTTTTCTCTCTCCCCATGGCGAATCCCTCTGCTTACACTTATCAATGGTTTCGTAATGGAGAAATCCTAGCAGGAGCGGATGAGCATATGCTGACTGTCTCTGTGCAAGGAGCGGGACAATCCGGAGAATATACGGTGACGGTGGGGAATGATTTTGGGTTGATGGAGTATGTGGCCGGTGAAATCACCCACTTGGCCACGAGTTGGACATCAGTGAGCGGGACTGAACTCAGGTTGACGGGCAAATCCGGCGCACGCTTGCTGGTGGATCATGCTGACAGCGTGACTGGGGGCATTATATGGTCGCCAGTAAATGACATCACGCTGGGTGCTGGCACCAGCATTGTCACGGATGCCGGGGCGAGCGGCTTGCCACGGCGATTTTACCGTGTCAGACGGGTAGCCAATGAATGAAGGATCAGGTGGCAATGGTGCTGCCGAGAACAGATTTGAGATGTCACTATGAGATGTTGTCGCGCTGGGTTTCTTTTTATTCTGGCATGCACGGCAGGTATCATGTCGCTTCTGGGCTTCCGGGTTGAAGCGGCACAATTGCCGGCGGATCTGGCTCCTTATTTCCAGCCACCGGCTGAATTCGCGGGGAGGCTGGGAAACTATCGTTCGCCGCTTAAGTTTTACGATGGCTCGGAAGTGAAGTCCGCGAAGGACTGGCCGAAGCGCCGCGCAGAGTTGTTGGCCAAGTGGCATGAGTTGATGGGACCATGGCCGGAGTTGCTCAGGGATCCGAAGCTGGAGATACTGAGCACGACCAACCGTGGTGATCTAATCCAGCACAAGGTGAGGGTGCAGTATTCGGCGAACCAGTTTCACGAGGGCTACCTGCTGAAGCCGCCTGGCAAAGGGAAATTTCCCGCTGTGCTGGTGCCTTTCTACGAGCCGGAAACGAGCGTGGGTCTGGCCGGAAAACCGTTGCGGGATTTTGCCTTGCAACTTAGCAAGCGCGGTTTTGTGACGCTCTCAATCGGTTCTCCCGGCGGCAGTGCGTTTGCCCCGGACATTGCCGGGGCGCAGTGCCAGCCGCTTTCATACCATGCGTATGTGGCGGCGAATTGTGCCAATGCCCTGGCGAATCTGCCCGAGGTGGATGCAAAACGCATCGGAGTCATGGGGCACTCTTATGGTGGCAAGTGGGCGATGTTCGCGGCCTGCCTCTATGACAAGTTCGCCTGCGGTGTGTGGTCCGATCCCGGGGTGGCTTTTGATGAGCAGCGCACAAGCGTGAATTATTGGGAACCATGGTATCTGGGAAAAGACCCGTCAGTGACCCGCAAACGTGGACTGCCTACAAAGGAGAATCCGCGTACGGGCGCTTATCAGGTGATGGTGAAGCAGGGGATGGACTTGCCGGAATTTCAGGCGCTCATGGCGCCGCGACCATTCTTTGTCTCCGGCGGTTCGGAAGATTTTCCGGCGCGATGGGTGGCGCTGAATCACGCTGCTTCCGTGTATAAACTGCTGGGAATCGAGAACGGTGTGGGAATGTCCAACCGGCCAAAGCATGATCCCACGGAAGAATCCAATGAGTTGGTTTACCGATTTTTTGAGCATCATCTGATGGGGCGCTAGACACACTGCCTCATCAGATGATGAAGGAAGGCGGCTTAACGCCAATAACCTTCGCGAAATTCCCAAGTGTTGCCGTTGCCGGTGCGTTGCCAGTGGCCGGGCACCCATTCGGATTTCGGGCGGGGCGGTTTCATCCAGCGGCCAGGCGTCCAGGTATAGCCGGTGCTGGAGTAGGCCCAGTAGCCGGAGATCCAAACATGTCCTGAACTCGGAGCGGGTGGCCGGGTTTCTGCGACGGGTTGAGGGGGAGCCTGCTGCACCTGATATACTACGGGAGTGGCCGTCGGTGACGGGGCGACGTAGACCGTGGGAGCAGGTTGTTGCACTACCACGGTGCGCGTGCGCCGGGCACAACCGGTGATGATGAGAGCGACCGCGAGGGTGGCCAGTGTCACAGGGAGTAATCTTTGCCATTTCATAGTAGGACTTTCTGCCGGACTGGGGATATGCATTCTTTGCTGCGTCCCAATCGATGAGGAGCGCGTGACCCGTCG is a genomic window of Verrucomicrobiia bacterium containing:
- a CDS encoding prolyl oligopeptidase family serine peptidase yields the protein MSLLGFRVEAAQLPADLAPYFQPPAEFAGRLGNYRSPLKFYDGSEVKSAKDWPKRRAELLAKWHELMGPWPELLRDPKLEILSTTNRGDLIQHKVRVQYSANQFHEGYLLKPPGKGKFPAVLVPFYEPETSVGLAGKPLRDFALQLSKRGFVTLSIGSPGGSAFAPDIAGAQCQPLSYHAYVAANCANALANLPEVDAKRIGVMGHSYGGKWAMFAACLYDKFACGVWSDPGVAFDEQRTSVNYWEPWYLGKDPSVTRKRGLPTKENPRTGAYQVMVKQGMDLPEFQALMAPRPFFVSGGSEDFPARWVALNHAASVYKLLGIENGVGMSNRPKHDPTEESNELVYRFFEHHLMGR